One genomic segment of Sphingomonas sp. KR3-1 includes these proteins:
- a CDS encoding ShlB/FhaC/HecB family hemolysin secretion/activation protein, producing MFLRRRRWIFVLAAAATVPFQAAHAQQTVNPGRIDERLRPADKVPDAKSVDVPELPRQQTTPDSAIQVRLTEVRFEGVTAVPLEALNAIAAPYLNRDMPLAEVFKLAEEVTAEYRRRGFVLSRAVVGPQRIEGGVLTLQVVEGHIGATKIEGDAGGYAPYLRGYLAEAAAERPTSGAALTRALLLARDLQGLDVRAVLTPSPSEVGAADLTLAVDPKPIEGFVAVDNRGSRWLGPLQVYGGLSFNDLLGAGERISITAVSAPVNKELGFLSASWDQPLTASGLRLSVFGSYAATHPGDELRLLDLRGRSATYGAALRYPFVRSRETNIFGRVTFTGRDSSSRNIVIDPIFDDSTRTVSAEIYGNYAAPWGGILNVRASVTQGLDMLGATTRRDANKSRATGTGTATRANAEVSFAYGVAGGLYFQASGAMQYSSQSLLASEEFGIGGEQYGHAYDSSEITGDKGVAGRAELFYAASGKLGTVQPYGFYEAGRVLQNDPLPGEPAHASLQSVGFGVRFGLRVGGINGSLEYAKPINRPVASRGDKDGRVFFSLGMSF from the coding sequence ATGTTTCTGAGGCGTCGTCGCTGGATTTTCGTGCTTGCCGCCGCGGCCACCGTGCCGTTCCAAGCCGCGCACGCGCAGCAGACGGTGAACCCCGGACGAATCGACGAGCGCCTGCGCCCCGCCGACAAGGTGCCCGACGCCAAGTCGGTCGACGTGCCCGAGCTACCCCGCCAGCAGACCACGCCCGACAGCGCGATCCAGGTGCGCCTGACCGAAGTGCGCTTCGAAGGCGTGACCGCGGTGCCGCTCGAAGCGCTCAACGCGATCGCCGCACCCTATCTCAACCGCGACATGCCGCTCGCCGAGGTGTTCAAGCTCGCCGAGGAAGTGACCGCCGAATATCGCCGCCGCGGCTTCGTGCTGTCGCGCGCGGTCGTCGGTCCGCAGCGCATCGAAGGCGGCGTGCTGACTCTCCAGGTCGTCGAGGGCCATATCGGCGCGACCAAGATCGAGGGCGATGCCGGCGGCTATGCGCCCTATCTGCGCGGCTATCTTGCCGAAGCCGCAGCCGAGCGTCCGACCTCGGGCGCCGCACTGACCCGCGCGCTGCTGCTCGCCCGCGACCTGCAGGGGCTGGACGTGCGCGCGGTGCTCACCCCCTCCCCCAGCGAAGTCGGCGCCGCCGATCTGACGCTCGCGGTCGATCCCAAGCCGATCGAGGGCTTTGTCGCGGTCGATAATCGCGGCTCGCGCTGGCTCGGCCCGCTCCAGGTCTATGGCGGCCTGTCGTTCAACGACCTGCTCGGCGCCGGCGAGCGCATCTCGATCACCGCGGTCAGCGCGCCGGTGAACAAGGAACTGGGCTTCCTCTCGGCGAGCTGGGACCAGCCGCTGACCGCCAGCGGCCTCAGGCTCAGCGTGTTCGGCAGCTATGCCGCGACGCATCCGGGCGACGAGCTGCGCCTGCTCGACCTGCGCGGCCGCAGCGCCACCTATGGCGCCGCCCTGCGCTACCCGTTCGTGCGCAGCCGCGAGACCAACATCTTCGGGCGCGTCACCTTCACCGGCCGCGACAGCAGCTCGCGCAACATCGTCATCGATCCGATCTTCGACGATTCGACGCGCACGGTGAGCGCCGAGATTTATGGCAACTATGCCGCGCCCTGGGGCGGCATCCTCAATGTCCGCGCCTCGGTGACCCAGGGCCTCGACATGCTCGGCGCCACCACGCGCCGCGACGCCAACAAGTCACGCGCCACCGGCACCGGCACCGCGACGCGCGCCAATGCCGAAGTGTCGTTCGCGTACGGCGTGGCCGGCGGCCTGTATTTCCAGGCCAGCGGCGCGATGCAGTATAGCAGCCAGAGCCTGCTCGCGAGCGAGGAGTTCGGCATCGGCGGCGAGCAATATGGCCATGCCTATGACTCGTCGGAGATCACCGGCGACAAGGGCGTCGCCGGCCGCGCGGAGCTGTTCTACGCGGCGAGCGGCAAGCTCGGCACCGTCCAGCCCTATGGCTTCTACGAGGCCGGGCGCGTCCTCCAGAACGATCCGCTGCCGGGCGAGCCGGCCCATGCATCGCTGCAATCGGTCGGCTTCGGCGTGCGCTTCGGGCTGCGCGTCGGCGGGATCAACGGCTCGCTGGAATATGCCAAGCCGATCAACCGGCCGGTCGCCTCGCGCGGCGACAAGGACGGCCGCGTCTTCTTCTCGTTGGGCATGTCGTTCTGA
- a CDS encoding transglutaminase-like cysteine peptidase, whose protein sequence is MSSAAAEAPESRERGEVALRLADAPRWTDVLAREARDAAPLARPSIRCMMPADDLPAACGARDWRAAFQGLRGLSQVEQVAGVQAAVNGLPYVSDMANWGMADRWETPAEMFARGGDCEDFALTKYFALRDLGMPESAMRIAIVWDTTDQEQHAVLFVDAGGQSWVLDNKFPAPVAAASVAARYRVIWSVNRDGARLSTADGEEDAGPRLRVARGGRMLVLRTRPLRRDAAEPLPRIELASAGQGRAGPPAGFAQLGARLVPAGLAQVALAAIPLETLPLPRPPALRDQLARVGALALRDAGK, encoded by the coding sequence GTGTCTTCCGCCGCTGCGGAGGCGCCCGAGTCGCGGGAGCGTGGCGAGGTCGCGTTGCGGCTCGCCGATGCGCCGCGCTGGACCGATGTGCTCGCCCGCGAGGCGCGCGATGCCGCGCCGCTTGCCCGGCCTTCCATCCGCTGCATGATGCCCGCCGACGATTTGCCGGCCGCCTGTGGCGCGCGGGACTGGCGCGCGGCCTTCCAGGGCTTGCGCGGGCTCTCCCAGGTCGAGCAGGTCGCCGGGGTCCAGGCGGCGGTCAACGGGCTGCCCTATGTGTCCGACATGGCGAACTGGGGCATGGCCGATCGCTGGGAGACGCCCGCCGAGATGTTCGCGCGCGGCGGCGATTGCGAGGATTTCGCGCTCACCAAATATTTCGCGCTGCGCGATCTGGGCATGCCGGAAAGCGCGATGCGGATCGCGATCGTGTGGGACACCACCGACCAGGAGCAGCATGCGGTGCTGTTCGTCGATGCCGGCGGGCAGAGCTGGGTGCTCGACAACAAGTTTCCTGCGCCGGTCGCGGCCGCCAGCGTCGCGGCGCGCTACCGGGTGATCTGGTCGGTCAACCGCGACGGCGCGCGCCTGTCGACTGCCGATGGCGAGGAGGATGCCGGCCCGCGCCTGCGCGTTGCGCGCGGGGGCAGGATGCTCGTCCTGCGCACCCGCCCGCTGCGGCGCGATGCCGCCGAGCCGCTGCCACGGATCGAACTGGCGTCGGCCGGGCAGGGCAGGGCGGGGCCGCCCGCCGGCTTCGCGCAGCTCGGCGCGCGGCTCGTGCCGGCAGGGCTGGCGCAGGTGGCCCTCGCCGCCATCCCTCTGGAAACGCTTCCACTTCCGCGCCCGCCAGCCCTGCGCGACCAGCTCGCCCGGGTGGGGGCGCTGGCGCTGCGCGACGCCGGGAAATAA
- a CDS encoding beta-glucosidase produces the protein MLVSLRHVVRSTALLATTALGGMVVAHAQGTAARTAANQPAARTAADQSAVPAPARQDAAPAARPWSDPQLPAAVRAELLLSAMTLEEKLALVYTWFPPLAKDPARPTDMIPSAGQQPAIPRLGIPALRETDASLGVANQVEQRKGDTATALPSGLALAATFDPTLAYAGGAMIGSEARAKRFNVMLAGGINLTRDPWGGRNFEYLGEDPLLAGAMAGESIRGIQSNRIVSTIKHYALNAQETGRFVSDGRIGEAAFRESDLLAFELAIERGKPGSVMCAYMSVNGDFACENAFLLNDVLKRDWAYPGWVMSDWGAVHSTVKAARNGLDQQSGGELDTHFFFRGDLKKAVESGELPQARLDDMARRILNGMFATGVMDAPVVDAPQPIDTDAHAQVAQRAAEAGIVLLKNDRNLLPLARSAKRIVLIGGHADVGVLSGGGSSQVRSTGGAPVEIPLKDGAPASFARMTWHASSPLAAIRALAPGASVTYLDGSDPAAAAAAARSADLALVFATQWTTEAADPDEGIELPGSQNALVEAVSAANPRTVVVLETGGPVLMPWLARVPAVLAAWYPGQRGGEAIARVLFGEVNPSGRLPITFPANASQAPRPTTPGIEQVRTSPDHGTDARAIKPFTIDYKEGSDVGYRWHARQGHKPAFPFGYGLSYTRFGYANLRVEGGAGLKVSFDVTNRGKREGADVPQLYVTPATGSRPLRLAGFERVTLKPGETRRITLIAEPRIVADYDTALPGWRVAAGTYRVAIARDAGQPVLTGAADLQERRLAP, from the coding sequence ATGCTGGTCAGCCTGCGGCATGTGGTGCGTTCCACGGCGTTGCTTGCCACTACCGCGCTTGGCGGCATGGTGGTCGCGCATGCGCAGGGCACTGCCGCGCGCACCGCGGCCAATCAGCCTGCCGCGCGCACCGCGGCCGATCAGAGCGCCGTGCCTGCCCCGGCCCGCCAGGACGCCGCGCCTGCCGCACGACCCTGGTCCGATCCCCAGCTCCCCGCCGCGGTCCGCGCCGAGCTGCTGCTCTCGGCGATGACGCTCGAGGAGAAGCTCGCGCTCGTCTACACGTGGTTCCCGCCGCTCGCGAAGGATCCGGCGCGCCCCACCGACATGATCCCCTCGGCCGGCCAGCAGCCGGCGATCCCGCGCCTCGGCATTCCGGCGCTGCGCGAGACCGATGCCAGCCTCGGCGTCGCCAACCAGGTCGAGCAGCGCAAGGGCGACACCGCCACCGCGCTCCCCTCGGGCCTGGCGCTCGCCGCCACCTTCGACCCCACGCTCGCCTATGCCGGCGGCGCGATGATCGGCAGCGAGGCGCGGGCCAAGCGCTTCAACGTCATGCTCGCCGGCGGCATCAACCTGACGCGCGATCCCTGGGGCGGGCGCAACTTCGAATATCTCGGCGAGGACCCGCTGCTCGCCGGCGCGATGGCCGGGGAATCGATCCGCGGCATCCAGTCGAACCGCATCGTCTCGACGATCAAGCATTACGCGCTGAACGCGCAGGAGACCGGCCGCTTCGTCAGCGACGGGCGGATCGGCGAGGCGGCGTTCCGGGAGAGCGACCTGCTCGCCTTCGAGCTGGCGATCGAGCGCGGCAAGCCCGGCTCGGTGATGTGCGCCTACATGTCGGTGAACGGCGACTTCGCCTGCGAGAACGCGTTCCTGCTCAACGACGTGCTCAAGCGCGACTGGGCCTATCCCGGCTGGGTGATGTCCGATTGGGGTGCGGTCCACTCCACCGTGAAGGCGGCGCGCAACGGGCTCGACCAGCAGTCCGGCGGCGAGCTCGACACCCATTTCTTCTTCCGCGGCGACCTGAAAAAGGCCGTCGAGAGCGGCGAGCTGCCCCAGGCGCGGCTCGACGACATGGCCCGCCGCATCCTCAACGGCATGTTCGCCACCGGGGTGATGGACGCGCCGGTGGTCGATGCGCCGCAGCCGATCGACACCGATGCGCATGCCCAGGTCGCCCAGCGCGCGGCCGAGGCGGGCATCGTGCTGCTCAAGAACGACCGCAACCTCCTGCCGCTCGCCAGATCGGCGAAGCGCATCGTGCTGATCGGCGGCCATGCCGATGTCGGCGTGCTTTCCGGCGGCGGCTCGTCGCAGGTCCGTTCGACCGGCGGCGCCCCCGTCGAGATCCCGCTCAAGGACGGCGCCCCGGCGTCGTTCGCGCGGATGACCTGGCACGCATCCTCGCCGCTCGCCGCGATCCGTGCGCTCGCCCCTGGCGCGAGCGTCACCTATCTCGACGGCAGCGACCCTGCCGCCGCAGCGGCTGCGGCCCGCAGCGCCGATCTCGCGCTCGTCTTCGCGACGCAGTGGACCACCGAGGCCGCCGATCCCGACGAGGGCATCGAGCTGCCCGGCAGCCAGAATGCGCTGGTCGAGGCCGTCTCCGCCGCCAACCCCCGGACGGTGGTGGTGCTCGAGACCGGCGGCCCGGTGCTGATGCCCTGGCTGGCGCGCGTGCCCGCGGTGCTCGCCGCCTGGTATCCCGGCCAGCGCGGCGGCGAGGCGATCGCGCGCGTGCTGTTCGGCGAGGTCAATCCCTCGGGCCGGCTGCCGATCACCTTTCCGGCGAACGCATCGCAGGCGCCGCGCCCGACCACGCCGGGGATCGAGCAGGTCCGCACCTCGCCCGATCACGGCACCGATGCCCGTGCGATCAAGCCGTTCACGATCGACTACAAGGAAGGCTCCGACGTCGGCTATCGCTGGCATGCGCGCCAGGGCCACAAGCCCGCTTTCCCGTTCGGCTACGGCCTCAGCTACACGCGCTTCGGCTATGCCAACCTCAGGGTCGAGGGTGGCGCCGGCCTCAAGGTCAGCTTCGACGTGACCAATCGCGGCAAGCGCGAAGGCGCCGACGTGCCGCAGCTCTATGTCACGCCGGCCACCGGCAGCCGCCCGCTGCGCCTCGCCGGCTTCGAGCGGGTGACGCTCAAGCCGGGCGAGACGCGCCGGATCACCCTGATCGCCGAGCCGCGAATCGTCGCGGATTACGACACCGCGCTGCCCGGATGGCGGGTGGCGGCGGGAACCTATCGTGTCGCGATTGCGCGGGATGCCGGCCAGCCGGTGCTCACGGGCGCGGCGGATTTGCAGGAGCGCCGGCTGGCGCCCTGA
- a CDS encoding TonB-dependent receptor — MAGLLASTAMVAPAWAQDTAAPPQDDQGSEIVVTGIRASQASAINMKRTETAIVDAISSEDIGKLPDVTVVDALQRISGVQIKRDAGEGSSVNIRGLPQVITLLNGEQYLSPGNLGTAQPNLNDIPAQLMNAVVVYKSQDLRNALSGISGTVDLRTRRPFDLKSGLTLFDQAEYSRGDYTKKNDYLISGLMSWRNDTIGVMVGATESKSHLGNNYAGIGGSPFGNNDWGGSGDNWIAPHGYELFSREVERERFGINGAVQLKFADGWTLTGEVFHTELVEHNRASGVNISNRWNGLTWTTPTQSTPSGQTGANQQPWLDVDQYDLNVWWFNSFSVNRTAHEKSTNYNLELNYDTGGPFKFTARALRSDASLLSMNGQVQGDLSNWRAGSRAFTLFRNPNDPTRGPFYPANIAAQYPASRYTNGVIGSNGGRYIDPNPLGYGQDPLLHLDLRGSNPTFSGFDTPISGGLGAGKSLKDYMANLDSYAVAAFSSEGNQRNTSDLGVFRADGSYEFQDGGLFGLLGRVDVGVRRSDRSTQIENFHLFSNFYGGNGAATAAGCSAQWKAIDVVMDNPQCSAGEFVSNPGYNAALPVAASPSPCGASAANTPTCFQGYTVNKPTKLNTYNNVFFQTNWGGVVNGMPGMWVVDPKDFDDIKSFMTRVFGGADEVTVPGNTYDVDLIEESAYINTSWKSGGFKADAGVKVIKTSIDVKQNLTGDTRAYGDTNLDVGDSVTRRSYTDWLPTVTLSYDFTDKLRLRAAFAKTMIPLDLGNYGGGLTISTADSAGPTPTNPNAAPLGVRQVTGASSSGNPYLNPWRSNNYDISLEYYLGRASMLNVGLFKLDIESFVTTATTPTGRFPDADGVIRRTVNITQPVQGAGGNLQGLEAGAKLAFTDLFPETPFLRNFGVDANYTFSDSSQSARGLDGKKLPFQDNSKHQINVVAWYQDSIFQARVAWNHRTDRLANMGLSYDVDPDPVKVDQRNIPVMQAASDYVDVNLTANINSQFAIYGNVSNLLGEREHYYFRFDGDSQQFHSENRFEPRYSVGVRYRF, encoded by the coding sequence ATGGCCGGCTTGCTGGCGTCGACCGCGATGGTCGCGCCGGCATGGGCCCAGGACACGGCAGCGCCGCCGCAGGACGACCAGGGCAGCGAGATCGTCGTCACCGGTATCCGCGCGTCGCAGGCCAGCGCGATCAACATGAAGCGCACCGAGACCGCGATCGTCGATGCGATCTCCTCGGAAGACATCGGCAAGCTGCCCGACGTCACCGTGGTCGACGCGCTGCAGCGCATCTCGGGCGTGCAGATCAAGCGTGACGCGGGCGAAGGCTCGAGCGTCAACATCCGCGGCCTGCCGCAGGTGATCACGCTGCTCAACGGCGAGCAGTATCTGAGCCCGGGCAATCTCGGCACCGCCCAGCCCAACCTCAACGACATTCCCGCCCAGCTGATGAATGCGGTGGTGGTCTACAAGTCGCAGGATCTGCGCAACGCGCTCTCGGGCATCTCGGGCACAGTCGATCTGCGCACCCGCCGTCCGTTCGACCTCAAGAGCGGCCTGACCCTGTTCGACCAGGCCGAATATTCGCGTGGCGACTATACCAAGAAGAACGACTATCTGATCTCCGGCCTGATGAGCTGGCGCAACGACACGATCGGCGTGATGGTCGGCGCGACCGAGAGCAAGTCGCATCTCGGCAACAACTATGCCGGCATCGGCGGCAGCCCGTTCGGCAACAACGATTGGGGCGGCTCGGGCGACAACTGGATCGCGCCGCACGGCTATGAGCTGTTCAGCCGCGAAGTCGAGCGCGAGCGCTTCGGCATCAACGGCGCAGTGCAGCTCAAGTTCGCCGATGGCTGGACGCTGACGGGCGAGGTGTTCCACACCGAGCTGGTCGAGCACAACCGCGCCTCGGGCGTGAACATCTCGAACCGCTGGAACGGCCTCACCTGGACCACCCCGACCCAGTCGACTCCCTCGGGCCAGACCGGCGCCAACCAGCAGCCCTGGCTCGACGTCGACCAGTATGACCTCAACGTCTGGTGGTTCAACAGCTTCTCGGTCAACCGCACCGCGCACGAGAAGTCGACCAACTATAATCTCGAGCTCAATTACGACACCGGCGGTCCGTTCAAGTTCACCGCACGGGCGCTGCGCTCGGATGCCAGCCTGCTCAGCATGAACGGGCAGGTGCAGGGCGATCTCAGCAACTGGCGTGCGGGCAGCCGCGCGTTCACGCTGTTCCGCAATCCGAACGACCCGACGCGCGGGCCGTTCTATCCGGCGAACATCGCCGCGCAGTATCCGGCCTCGCGCTACACCAACGGCGTGATCGGCTCGAACGGCGGGCGCTATATCGATCCGAACCCGCTCGGCTACGGCCAGGATCCGCTGCTGCACCTCGATCTGCGCGGCAGCAACCCGACCTTCAGCGGCTTCGACACGCCGATCTCGGGAGGCCTGGGCGCCGGCAAGTCGCTCAAGGACTATATGGCCAATCTCGACAGCTATGCGGTCGCGGCCTTCTCGTCCGAGGGCAACCAGCGCAATACCTCGGATCTCGGCGTGTTCCGTGCCGATGGCAGCTACGAATTCCAGGATGGCGGGCTGTTCGGCCTGCTCGGCCGCGTCGATGTCGGCGTGCGCCGTTCGGATCGCTCGACCCAGATCGAGAATTTCCACCTGTTCTCGAACTTCTACGGCGGCAACGGCGCGGCGACGGCCGCAGGCTGCTCGGCGCAGTGGAAGGCGATCGACGTGGTGATGGACAACCCGCAATGCTCCGCGGGCGAGTTCGTCTCCAACCCCGGCTACAATGCGGCGCTGCCGGTGGCGGCTTCGCCTTCGCCCTGCGGCGCCTCGGCGGCCAACACGCCCACCTGCTTCCAGGGCTATACCGTCAACAAGCCGACCAAGCTCAACACCTACAACAACGTCTTCTTCCAGACGAACTGGGGTGGCGTGGTCAATGGCATGCCGGGCATGTGGGTGGTCGATCCCAAGGACTTTGACGACATCAAGTCGTTCATGACCCGCGTCTTCGGCGGCGCCGATGAAGTCACCGTCCCGGGCAACACCTATGACGTCGATCTCATCGAGGAGAGCGCGTACATCAACACCTCGTGGAAGAGCGGCGGGTTCAAGGCCGATGCCGGCGTGAAGGTCATCAAGACCAGCATCGACGTGAAGCAGAACCTGACCGGCGACACCCGGGCGTATGGCGATACCAACCTCGATGTCGGCGACAGCGTCACGCGCCGCAGCTACACCGATTGGCTGCCGACGGTGACTCTGTCCTACGACTTCACCGACAAGCTGCGCCTCCGCGCGGCCTTCGCCAAGACGATGATCCCGCTGGATCTCGGCAACTACGGCGGCGGCCTCACGATCAGCACGGCGGACTCGGCGGGCCCGACCCCGACCAATCCGAACGCGGCGCCGCTCGGCGTTCGCCAGGTTACCGGCGCCAGCTCGAGCGGCAACCCGTATCTGAACCCGTGGCGCTCGAACAACTACGACATCAGCCTGGAATATTATCTGGGCCGCGCCTCGATGCTCAATGTCGGCCTGTTCAAGCTCGACATCGAGAGCTTCGTGACCACTGCCACCACCCCGACCGGGCGCTTCCCCGATGCGGACGGCGTGATCCGCCGCACGGTGAACATCACGCAGCCCGTGCAGGGTGCGGGCGGCAATCTCCAGGGCCTGGAAGCCGGCGCCAAGCTGGCCTTCACCGACCTGTTCCCGGAGACGCCGTTCCTGCGCAACTTCGGCGTCGACGCCAACTACACCTTCTCCGACTCCTCGCAGTCGGCGCGGGGGCTCGATGGCAAAAAGCTGCCGTTCCAGGACAACTCCAAGCACCAGATCAACGTGGTTGCCTGGTACCAGGACAGCATCTTCCAGGCGCGCGTGGCGTGGAACCACCGCACCGATCGCCTGGCGAACATGGGCCTGAGCTATGACGTCGATCCGGATCCGGTGAAGGTCGATCAGCGCAACATCCCGGTGATGCAGGCGGCCAGCGACTATGTCGACGTGAACCTCACGGCCAACATCAACAGCCAGTTCGCGATCTACGGCAACGTCTCGAACCTGCTGGGCGAGCGCGAGCATTATTACTTCCGCTTCGACGGTGACTCGCAGCAGTTCCATTCCGAGAACCGCTTCGAGCCGCGTTACTCGGTGGGTGTGCGCTACCGTTTCTAA
- a CDS encoding tryptophan halogenase family protein, whose product MSFGGQSSGAIERVVIVGGGTAGWMAAAALGAYLAGTGTRVTLIESSEIGTIGVGEATIPTIRRFYASLGMTDAEVMRACDATAKLGIRFVDWKPGTSFVHPFGRFGQDLRGIDFHHYWLKARQAGQAAPLDEYSLGAMLAREGHASVPVPNPPSQLSIFDWALHFDAARFAAHMRAFAERVGVIRIDARIADVALHGETGFIESVALDSGERIEGDLFIDCSGFRGLLIGEALGVGYQDWSHWLLCDTAFAVQSERAGEPPSCTTVTARTAGWQWRIPLRSREGNGIVFSSTYQGDEDARTELVSNIAGKLLMEPRKLRFTPGRRDVAWAKNCVALGLASGFLEPLESTSIALIETGIERLKQLFPDKGFDPAVVTEYNDQSAEEMERVRDFILLHYRLSTREGPFWDACRAMILPDSLSAKLDLWRARGAFLRYRWEMFSPASWLAIYGGFEHLPERIDPGVAAVDPAELARALAQMRAAVARTVADTPTHSEFLATVDGAATEPLRTSA is encoded by the coding sequence ATGAGTTTTGGGGGACAGAGCAGCGGCGCGATCGAGCGTGTCGTCATCGTCGGCGGGGGCACCGCCGGCTGGATGGCGGCGGCGGCGCTGGGCGCCTATCTCGCGGGCACGGGCACCCGGGTCACGCTGATCGAAAGCTCGGAGATCGGGACGATCGGCGTCGGCGAGGCGACGATCCCCACCATCCGCCGCTTCTATGCCAGCCTCGGCATGACCGATGCCGAGGTGATGCGCGCCTGCGACGCGACGGCCAAGCTCGGCATCCGCTTCGTCGACTGGAAGCCGGGGACGAGCTTCGTCCACCCCTTTGGCCGCTTCGGGCAGGACCTGCGCGGCATCGACTTCCACCACTATTGGCTGAAGGCGCGTCAGGCCGGCCAGGCCGCTCCGCTGGACGAATATTCGCTGGGCGCGATGCTGGCGCGCGAGGGGCATGCCAGCGTGCCGGTCCCCAATCCGCCGAGCCAGCTGTCGATCTTCGACTGGGCGCTCCATTTCGACGCCGCGCGGTTCGCCGCGCACATGCGCGCCTTTGCCGAACGCGTCGGTGTCATTCGTATTGACGCGCGGATCGCCGACGTGGCGCTGCATGGCGAAACCGGTTTTATCGAGTCCGTGGCGCTGGACAGTGGCGAGCGTATCGAAGGTGATTTGTTCATCGATTGCTCGGGCTTTCGCGGCCTGCTGATCGGCGAGGCGCTCGGCGTCGGCTACCAGGACTGGTCGCACTGGCTGCTCTGCGACACTGCCTTTGCCGTCCAGAGCGAGCGGGCAGGGGAGCCGCCGAGCTGTACCACGGTGACCGCGCGCACCGCCGGCTGGCAATGGCGCATCCCGCTGCGCAGCCGCGAGGGCAATGGCATCGTCTTCTCGAGCACGTACCAGGGTGACGAAGACGCGCGCACCGAGCTTGTCTCGAATATTGCCGGCAAACTATTGATGGAGCCGCGAAAACTGCGGTTCACGCCGGGCCGCCGCGACGTCGCCTGGGCCAAGAACTGCGTCGCGCTCGGCCTGGCCTCGGGCTTCCTCGAACCGCTCGAGTCCACCAGCATCGCGCTGATCGAGACGGGCATCGAGCGCCTCAAGCAGCTCTTCCCCGACAAGGGTTTCGACCCCGCGGTGGTGACGGAGTATAACGATCAGTCCGCCGAAGAGATGGAGCGCGTCCGCGATTTCATCCTCCTCCACTACCGGCTCAGCACCCGCGAGGGGCCGTTCTGGGATGCCTGCCGCGCGATGATATTGCCCGACAGCCTCTCCGCCAAGCTCGACTTGTGGCGCGCGCGCGGCGCCTTCCTGCGCTATCGCTGGGAGATGTTCTCGCCCGCATCCTGGCTCGCCATCTATGGCGGGTTCGAGCATCTGCCCGAGCGGATAGATCCCGGCGTCGCCGCGGTCGACCCCGCCGAGCTTGCCCGCGCGCTCGCGCAGATGCGTGCCGCGGTCGCCCGCACCGTGGCCGACACGCCCACCCATAGTGAATTTCTCGCGACGGTGGATGGCGCCGCCACCGAGCCCTTAAGGACATCCGCATGA